A stretch of Arcobacter arenosus DNA encodes these proteins:
- a CDS encoding L,D-transpeptidase family protein: MGNIKFLFLVLVSLIFISCSKQVPSDNLTKKINQEKQKNNQTVETKQIKINEYKLSKNELELLDILKEDKYASLCSQQDNYISILKMKDSPEKSEALENLFLEYVNNLENSCIDQISFNSVLKSNKFKKRKQHYEIYNKKINKDEILKKFNDDSISVEKILSNYAPKHPGFFQLVEKLDIDKLSAKNYNKLRLNIERLKLLKDYDDEYFIKLNIPSHNFTLFENGEVERTFGTVVGDKDNQTPILSSELSYFIINPQWNIPDSIAKNTIIPRALKDKNYLRKKNIVIRKKIYDIDAPKVSFNSVNWKKYLKKDVKYIPYKFIQLPSPTNGMGKVKYMFQNDYAVYMHDTIGTWRFKDNREKIRFSSHGCVRLEHPISLMKHLTTYYTPQSYKKIRKTYLKGKMDTVNLSKKMPLHITYLTANIDEKGKLKFYKDVYEYDKIQKLNFIPHKNAVELASLQKEKNFTSF; encoded by the coding sequence ATGGGAAATATTAAATTTCTTTTTTTAGTGTTAGTATCTTTAATTTTTATCTCTTGTTCAAAACAAGTACCAAGTGATAACTTAACAAAAAAAATAAACCAAGAAAAACAAAAAAACAATCAAACTGTAGAAACAAAACAAATAAAAATCAATGAATACAAATTATCAAAAAATGAATTAGAGCTTTTAGATATTTTAAAAGAGGATAAATATGCCTCTTTATGTTCACAACAAGATAATTACATCTCAATTTTAAAAATGAAAGATTCCCCTGAAAAATCTGAAGCTTTGGAAAACTTATTTTTAGAATATGTTAATAATTTAGAAAACTCATGTATTGATCAAATCTCATTTAATAGTGTTTTAAAATCAAATAAATTCAAAAAAAGAAAACAACACTACGAAATTTATAATAAGAAAATAAACAAAGATGAGATTTTAAAAAAGTTTAATGATGATTCAATTTCAGTAGAGAAGATTTTATCAAATTATGCTCCTAAACACCCAGGTTTTTTTCAATTGGTAGAAAAGCTTGATATTGATAAACTAAGTGCTAAAAACTACAATAAATTAAGATTAAACATAGAAAGACTAAAGCTTTTAAAAGATTATGATGATGAGTATTTTATTAAGCTTAATATCCCTTCTCACAACTTTACACTTTTTGAAAATGGTGAAGTTGAACGAACTTTTGGAACTGTAGTAGGGGATAAAGATAATCAAACTCCAATTTTATCAAGTGAACTTTCATACTTTATTATAAACCCTCAATGGAATATTCCAGATTCAATTGCAAAAAATACAATTATCCCAAGGGCATTAAAAGATAAAAACTATTTAAGAAAGAAAAATATAGTTATTAGAAAAAAAATATATGATATAGATGCTCCTAAAGTTAGTTTTAATAGTGTAAATTGGAAAAAATATTTAAAGAAAGATGTAAAATACATACCTTATAAATTTATTCAACTTCCTTCACCAACTAATGGGATGGGAAAAGTTAAATATATGTTTCAAAATGATTATGCAGTTTATATGCATGATACAATTGGAACTTGGAGATTTAAAGATAATAGAGAAAAAATTAGATTTTCAAGTCATGGATGTGTAAGGTTAGAGCATCCAATATCATTAATGAAACATCTAACAACTTATTACACACCTCAAAGTTATAAAAAAATTAGAAAAACATATCTAAAAGGGAAAATGGATACTGTAAATCTTAGTAAAAAAATGCCTTTACATATCACATATTTAACTGCAAATATTGATGAAAAAGGAAAATTAAAATTCTATAAAGATGTTTATGAATATGATAAAATTCAAAAACTAAATTTTATTCCCCACAAAAATGCAGTTGAGTTAGCAAGTTTACAAAAAGAGAAAAACTTTACAAGTTTTTAA
- a CDS encoding cytochrome-c peroxidase, translating into MKYLKTATTVVATLILFVGCSNQELSKEDLVKQTKQKEALGQALFFDKNLSKNRTQSCSTCHNPEAGFTDNRDNGISKMASLGDDGKSLGDRQAPTAMYAMFSPEFHYNKQKKKYIGGQFWDGREASLAGQAGGPPLNPIEMGMSSKKEVIQRLKENPYYIQAFKDIYGEDIFKNIDKAYFAMTDSIEKFEQTEQFAPFDSKYDRYLKGEYDLTPLEDLGRSLFFSQANNSCATCHLSKKEDSLGETFTNYEYHNIGTPINHKLRAVNGVKDIDKGLLANPNVSDKTQMGKHKVPTLRNVAVTAPYMHNGVFKDLRTVVEFYDKYNNENRTINPETKKPWDEPEVKETISLDELKAKKQNDRKIDALVAFMKLLTDKRYEHLLEENK; encoded by the coding sequence TTGAAATATTTAAAAACAGCTACAACAGTAGTAGCAACACTAATTTTATTTGTAGGATGTTCAAATCAAGAACTATCGAAAGAGGATTTAGTAAAACAAACTAAACAAAAAGAAGCTTTAGGACAAGCTTTATTTTTCGATAAAAACCTATCTAAAAATAGAACACAAAGTTGTTCAACATGTCATAATCCAGAAGCTGGATTTACGGATAATAGAGATAATGGTATCTCAAAAATGGCATCATTAGGTGATGATGGAAAATCATTGGGAGATAGACAAGCTCCAACTGCTATGTATGCAATGTTTAGCCCTGAATTTCATTATAATAAACAGAAGAAAAAATATATTGGTGGTCAGTTTTGGGATGGAAGGGAAGCAAGCTTAGCAGGACAAGCTGGTGGTCCACCACTAAACCCAATTGAAATGGGAATGAGTTCAAAAAAAGAAGTTATTCAAAGACTAAAAGAAAACCCTTATTATATTCAAGCTTTTAAAGATATTTATGGTGAAGATATCTTTAAAAATATTGACAAAGCATATTTTGCAATGACTGACTCAATTGAAAAATTTGAACAAACTGAACAGTTTGCACCCTTTGATTCTAAATATGATAGATATTTAAAAGGGGAATATGATTTAACTCCTTTAGAAGATTTAGGAAGATCATTATTCTTCTCTCAAGCAAATAACTCTTGTGCAACGTGTCACTTATCAAAAAAAGAGGATTCACTTGGGGAAACATTTACAAACTATGAGTATCATAATATTGGTACACCAATAAATCATAAGTTAAGAGCAGTAAATGGTGTGAAAGATATTGATAAAGGATTATTGGCAAATCCAAATGTATCAGATAAAACTCAAATGGGGAAACATAAAGTTCCAACTCTTAGAAATGTTGCTGTAACAGCTCCTTATATGCACAATGGTGTGTTTAAAGATTTAAGAACAGTAGTTGAGTTTTATGATAAATACAACAACGAAAATAGAACTATAAACCCAGAAACTAAAAAACCTTGGGATGAGCCTGAAGTAAAAGAGACTATTTCATTGGATGAACTAAAAGCAAAAAAACAAAATGATAGAAAAATAGATGCTTTAGTTGCCTTTATGAAACTACTAACAGATAAAAGATATGAACATCTTTTAGAAGAGAATAAATAA
- a CDS encoding arylesterase yields the protein MKKIILVLFIIFIYGANAKESTILFLGDSLTEGLGVSKKEAYPSIVEDMIQIKLKKDVEIINGGVSGSTTSDALSRLKWYLRKKPDVVFIALGANDGLRGLNLSQSQKNLEKIIETAQNTGAKVLLAGMLIPPNYGEEYSEKFKNMFKSVQEKYKLKFMPFLLLDVAGVQEFNQSDGIHPNTKGHKVIAKNVFEFLKKEIWGEL from the coding sequence ATGAAAAAAATTATTTTAGTTTTATTTATAATATTTATTTATGGTGCAAATGCAAAAGAATCAACAATTCTTTTTTTAGGTGATTCATTAACTGAAGGACTTGGAGTTAGTAAGAAAGAAGCATACCCCTCAATTGTTGAAGATATGATTCAAATTAAACTTAAAAAAGATGTTGAGATTATAAATGGTGGAGTCAGTGGCTCAACTACGAGTGATGCACTTTCACGTTTAAAATGGTATTTAAGAAAAAAACCTGATGTGGTATTTATTGCCCTTGGTGCAAATGATGGACTTAGGGGACTAAATTTAAGTCAAAGTCAGAAAAATCTTGAGAAAATTATTGAAACTGCCCAAAATACAGGGGCAAAAGTATTACTTGCTGGTATGTTAATTCCTCCAAATTATGGAGAAGAATATTCAGAAAAATTCAAAAATATGTTTAAAAGTGTTCAAGAAAAATATAAATTAAAATTTATGCCTTTTTTACTTTTAGATGTAGCTGGAGTTCAAGAATTTAATCAAAGTGATGGAATCCATCCAAATACAAAAGGGCATAAAGTTATTGCCAAAAATGTTTTTGAATTTTTAAAAAAAGAGATTTGGGGAGAACTATAA
- a CDS encoding mechanosensitive ion channel domain-containing protein has product MRTKQILFLFLFLPLFMFSQENVNSPQAPENSSIENTKNISEPLDSGEEKLNEQIEFAKNILKNINDEFYLSTNFNEINYSSQINYLETKIDANERANNELAMVRDQIAVLKIKEERFFYNTLKELTNAKKLFKDKEYFENVLNNNIELLKQNSVDKFKTFYESEKSSDNYISNELVKNYIKLQEQNSQQLFTLNYLKENLSSIRVSNFFVDKFNLQYLSSIIDSYPVISTLSDFSSYYLKVSIGDIVIVLAILLIFKLFIAKIIHILITVLKYIIIKSKKNKKDEKDDEDIDEEESLGLETYLEESIEKPLLIALYTLSIHISIYILIKDPELLNKIIPWLNTFYLGITTWAVYSLLTNSISNYAQHLVETHPNVRREMIVFIMRIIKIILILLVILFLFTQLGIDIKAIAASLGVGGIAIALASKDTLANFFGSLSIMIDNSFSQGDWIVVNDIEGTVVDIRMRTTRIRTFDNAMITVPNSEIANAHIKNYTKRKIGRRIKMTLGATYENKIEDIVNLKHDIYEMLTNHPGIATEKEHIVRKSKKFEGISRDDLHGVKRNLMVYVDEYGASSVNIMVYCFTRSPDWEDWLAVKEDVIVKIHKLFEKNNCDFAYPTQTLHLKK; this is encoded by the coding sequence ATGAGAACAAAACAAATACTATTTTTATTTCTTTTTTTACCCTTATTTATGTTTTCTCAAGAAAATGTAAATAGTCCACAAGCACCTGAAAATAGTAGTATCGAAAACACTAAAAATATTTCAGAACCATTAGATAGTGGGGAAGAAAAACTAAATGAGCAAATTGAGTTTGCAAAAAATATTTTAAAAAATATAAATGATGAATTTTATTTAAGTACAAATTTTAATGAAATAAATTATAGCTCGCAAATTAACTACTTAGAGACAAAAATCGATGCTAACGAAAGAGCAAATAATGAACTAGCAATGGTTAGAGATCAGATTGCAGTTTTAAAAATAAAAGAGGAAAGATTTTTTTATAATACTTTAAAAGAATTAACAAATGCAAAAAAACTTTTCAAAGATAAAGAATATTTTGAAAATGTTTTAAATAATAATATTGAGCTTCTAAAACAAAATTCAGTTGATAAATTTAAAACATTTTATGAAAGTGAAAAAAGTAGTGATAACTATATCTCTAATGAATTAGTTAAAAACTATATTAAACTACAAGAACAAAATTCACAACAACTTTTTACACTTAACTATTTAAAAGAAAACCTTTCTTCAATTAGAGTTTCAAACTTTTTTGTTGATAAATTTAACCTACAATATTTAAGTTCAATAATAGATTCATACCCTGTAATATCTACACTTTCAGATTTTAGTTCTTATTATTTAAAAGTTTCTATTGGTGATATTGTTATTGTCTTAGCAATCCTACTAATATTTAAATTATTTATTGCAAAGATTATTCATATTTTAATTACTGTTTTAAAGTATATAATTATCAAAAGTAAGAAAAATAAAAAAGATGAAAAAGATGATGAAGATATAGATGAAGAAGAGAGTCTTGGTTTAGAAACATATTTAGAAGAATCTATTGAAAAACCTTTGCTTATAGCTTTATATACTTTATCAATTCATATTTCAATATATATTCTAATAAAAGACCCTGAACTTTTAAACAAAATAATACCTTGGCTAAACACTTTTTATTTAGGTATTACAACATGGGCAGTTTATTCACTTCTTACAAATAGTATTAGTAATTATGCTCAACATTTAGTTGAAACCCATCCTAATGTAAGACGTGAAATGATTGTTTTTATAATGAGAATTATAAAAATCATCTTGATTTTACTTGTAATTTTATTTTTATTTACCCAATTAGGAATCGATATAAAAGCTATTGCAGCTTCTCTTGGAGTTGGGGGTATCGCTATTGCTTTAGCATCTAAAGATACCTTAGCAAACTTCTTTGGTTCACTTAGTATTATGATTGATAACTCTTTTTCTCAAGGGGATTGGATAGTTGTAAATGATATTGAGGGTACAGTTGTTGATATAAGAATGAGAACTACTAGAATAAGAACATTTGATAACGCAATGATTACAGTTCCAAATTCAGAAATTGCAAATGCCCATATTAAAAACTATACTAAAAGAAAAATTGGTAGAAGAATAAAAATGACTTTAGGTGCTACCTATGAAAACAAGATTGAAGATATAGTAAATTTAAAACATGATATTTATGAAATGCTTACTAACCACCCAGGTATTGCAACAGAAAAAGAACATATTGTACGAAAAAGTAAAAAATTTGAAGGTATATCTAGGGATGATTTACATGGTGTAAAAAGAAATCTAATGGTATATGTTGATGAGTATGGTGCTAGTTCTGTAAATATTATGGTTTATTGTTTTACTAGAAGTCCAGACTGGGAAGATTGGTTAGCTGTAAAAGAGGATGTGATTGTAAAAATTCATAAATTATTTGAAAAAAATAATTGTGACTTTGCATATCCAACACAAACATTACATCTTAAAAAATAG
- a CDS encoding flavodoxin produces MKAIFFATSTGNTEEVANKIHEKLDGFEIVDISKDGISKLKDCEIAIIGTPTWGDGELQDDWEDCFDEFKQIDFNGKTVALFGLGDQDSYGDEFANALGTLYEVVSNNGANIVGFTSIETYDFEESTAVVGEEFVGLVIDEDNQPELTDERIESWCENISTFF; encoded by the coding sequence ATGAAAGCAATTTTTTTTGCAACAAGTACAGGAAATACTGAAGAAGTAGCAAATAAGATACATGAAAAGTTAGATGGTTTTGAGATTGTAGATATTTCAAAAGATGGAATATCTAAATTAAAAGATTGTGAAATCGCAATTATAGGGACTCCAACATGGGGAGATGGCGAACTTCAAGATGACTGGGAAGATTGTTTTGATGAATTTAAACAAATAGATTTCAATGGAAAAACAGTTGCCTTATTTGGTTTAGGGGATCAAGACTCTTATGGTGATGAGTTTGCAAATGCTTTAGGAACACTTTATGAAGTTGTATCAAATAATGGTGCAAATATTGTTGGATTTACTTCTATTGAAACTTATGATTTTGAAGAATCAACAGCAGTTGTTGGTGAAGAGTTTGTAGGACTTGTAATAGATGAAGATAATCAACCTGAACTAACAGATGAAAGAATTGAATCTTGGTGTGAAAACATCTCTACTTTTTTTTAA
- a CDS encoding ABC transporter ATP-binding protein — MLELKSLKKTYQQGDEKIEIYNDLNFSLKEGEQVAIMGKSGAGKSTFLSLVSGIIKADSGDIVLNNISYNDLQENELNDFRASNIGFIFQNFHLVSYLNALENVMLPAKVCGISNPKEKAIELLKAVGLEHRLNHIPSQLSGGEKQRVAIARALIHNPKIILADEPSGNLDEETGIAVMDKLFELIKQNNTTLILVTHSKDVAARCEKTYQLAHGVLNLC, encoded by the coding sequence ATGCTAGAATTAAAATCATTAAAAAAAACATACCAACAAGGTGATGAGAAAATAGAGATTTATAATGATTTAAATTTTTCTTTAAAAGAGGGGGAACAAGTTGCTATTATGGGAAAATCAGGAGCAGGAAAATCAACTTTTCTATCATTAGTTTCTGGTATTATAAAAGCAGATAGTGGAGATATAGTTTTAAATAACATCTCTTACAATGATTTACAAGAAAATGAATTAAATGACTTTAGAGCCTCAAATATTGGATTCATTTTTCAAAATTTTCATCTAGTTTCATATTTAAATGCTTTAGAAAATGTAATGCTTCCTGCAAAGGTTTGTGGTATTTCAAATCCAAAAGAAAAAGCTATCGAATTATTAAAAGCAGTTGGTTTGGAACATAGATTAAATCATATCCCCTCTCAATTAAGTGGAGGAGAAAAACAACGTGTTGCAATTGCAAGGGCATTAATTCATAATCCAAAAATCATACTTGCTGATGAACCAAGTGGTAATTTAGATGAAGAAACAGGTATTGCTGTTATGGATAAGCTTTTTGAATTGATTAAGCAAAACAATACAACCTTGATTTTAGTAACTCACTCAAAGGATGTTGCAGCAAGATGTGAAAAAACTTATCAGTTAGCCCACGGAGTTTTAAATTTATGTTAA
- a CDS encoding DUF2325 domain-containing protein, with amino-acid sequence MSVLIIGGDKINTIKNILDSFGKFSVTHWDTRKKSSACKKEIPQDSDFVLMITDFINHNAMYKYKNEAKKKNIPLICTKRSASSVHCELCKFLKMNKCEG; translated from the coding sequence ATGTCAGTTTTAATTATTGGTGGAGACAAGATTAATACCATTAAAAATATATTAGATAGTTTTGGAAAATTTTCTGTTACCCACTGGGATACAAGAAAAAAATCAAGCGCATGTAAAAAAGAGATTCCACAAGATTCTGATTTTGTATTGATGATTACAGATTTTATTAATCACAACGCCATGTATAAATATAAAAATGAAGCAAAAAAGAAAAATATTCCATTGATTTGTACAAAAAGAAGTGCAAGTTCAGTTCACTGTGAACTTTGTAAGTTTTTAAAAATGAATAAATGTGAGGGTTGA
- a CDS encoding ABC transporter permease, with amino-acid sequence MLILELVSKALKRSKSFSIIFILNFCLAIASLSYLQFFKQSVDSSLDSKAKSLLGADLTVNSRFAITDEQIEDIRTKLPEIKNFSQGISTVSMVSSGKRARLMELVKINEAFPYYGGVMFDDKTIYPKGNSIPKSNEVWVYKEVLELLGLKKGDNLKIGKENFLIKKVILEDSLKAVSFSGFMPKIYLSEEALNATGLLQFGSTARYKLSYQFKENFSNDKLEEIENNLEKTIDKNLRALSPNDGRDRLLRVLNFITNFLSLVSLVSFFLGLVGLIYLYSGFLKKHQEDINILNDLGLKKSTISLTYLCHLFVLILISSIIVFSLILLSANFVAPIVQKLIGFEFDFSFDFSFFLKSALLLVLVSLSVGIPLITPLLQRNSTKFFKMVFWFIPFIMLLLVISHFVTPSKNIGLFFASAVLILILLFFIIGSFVLRKFDFSGHLENLSLSLALKNITRENKTSLTLFTAILLCTIFFSLIPQVGSSLSSALTQSANERPRFFVIDAKEEQLKDIQKSLDSFGAKLENTAPMVRARVIKINDNDISENLQKSNEANRSAVNLSYRKQLKKSETIIEGRAFSGVYDSSDFSKPIELSVEQRYASRNGIKLEDTILFDVLGLELEAKVVNIRSVNWIEFTPNFFFIMQDGAINDAPKTVLATISQGNYDASKLLLKLTDTFPSLTILDVKSLFETFASLVKNVTKITDNMSFYSIVIGLLMSFIIIQYQMNLQKNNILRLKMIGVKNKVIRDSFLIEYGLISFSASSLGIILGSIASYFISDILFESYWDFRADVLILYFLLIPILTMLIVALFTSRIIGQKENVLFGE; translated from the coding sequence ATGTTAATTTTAGAACTTGTATCAAAAGCTTTAAAAAGATCAAAGTCCTTTTCTATTATTTTTATTTTGAACTTTTGTTTGGCTATTGCTTCTTTGTCATATTTACAATTTTTTAAGCAAAGTGTTGATAGCTCATTAGATAGTAAGGCAAAGAGTTTATTGGGTGCTGATTTAACTGTTAATTCAAGATTTGCAATTACAGATGAACAAATAGAAGATATAAGAACAAAACTTCCTGAAATAAAAAACTTTTCCCAAGGAATATCAACTGTTAGTATGGTAAGTTCTGGTAAAAGAGCTAGACTAATGGAGCTTGTAAAAATAAATGAAGCATTTCCTTATTATGGTGGGGTAATGTTTGACGATAAAACTATTTATCCCAAAGGTAATTCTATACCCAAATCAAATGAAGTCTGGGTTTATAAAGAGGTTTTAGAATTACTTGGTTTAAAAAAAGGGGATAATTTAAAAATAGGGAAAGAGAATTTCCTAATCAAAAAAGTGATTTTAGAAGATAGTTTAAAAGCTGTAAGTTTTAGTGGTTTTATGCCAAAAATTTATTTAAGTGAAGAGGCTTTAAATGCAACAGGTCTTTTACAGTTTGGCTCAACTGCAAGATATAAACTAAGTTATCAATTTAAAGAAAACTTTTCAAATGATAAATTAGAAGAGATAGAAAACAATTTAGAAAAAACTATTGATAAAAACTTACGAGCTCTTTCTCCTAACGATGGTAGAGATAGGCTTCTTAGGGTTTTAAACTTTATTACAAACTTTTTGTCACTAGTTTCTTTGGTATCATTTTTCCTAGGATTAGTTGGACTTATCTATTTATATTCTGGTTTTTTAAAAAAACATCAAGAGGATATAAATATATTAAATGATTTGGGATTAAAAAAATCAACTATCTCTTTAACGTATCTTTGTCATCTATTTGTATTGATTTTAATCTCTAGTATAATTGTATTTTCTTTAATACTTTTAAGTGCAAATTTTGTAGCTCCTATTGTACAAAAACTAATTGGTTTTGAATTTGATTTCTCTTTTGACTTTTCATTTTTTTTAAAATCTGCACTTTTGCTTGTATTAGTGAGTTTAAGTGTTGGGATACCTTTAATTACACCACTTTTACAAAGAAATAGTACAAAATTTTTTAAAATGGTTTTTTGGTTTATCCCTTTTATTATGTTATTGTTAGTGATATCTCATTTTGTAACACCAAGTAAAAACATAGGCTTATTTTTTGCATCAGCTGTTTTAATTTTGATTTTACTATTTTTTATAATAGGCTCTTTTGTCCTAAGAAAATTTGATTTTTCAGGCCATTTGGAAAACCTTTCTTTAAGCCTTGCATTAAAAAATATCACTAGGGAAAATAAAACTTCTTTAACTTTATTTACTGCAATTTTATTATGTACAATTTTTTTCTCTTTAATTCCTCAAGTTGGCTCTTCCCTTTCATCTGCTTTGACACAAAGTGCAAATGAACGACCAAGATTTTTTGTAATTGATGCAAAAGAGGAACAATTAAAAGATATTCAAAAAAGCTTAGATAGTTTTGGTGCAAAATTAGAAAACACTGCACCAATGGTAAGGGCAAGGGTTATTAAAATTAATGATAATGATATCAGTGAAAATTTACAAAAATCAAATGAAGCAAATAGATCAGCTGTTAATCTCTCTTATAGAAAACAACTAAAGAAAAGTGAAACAATAATTGAGGGAAGGGCATTTAGTGGAGTTTATGATTCAAGTGATTTTTCTAAGCCCATTGAGTTAAGTGTTGAGCAAAGGTATGCTTCAAGAAATGGAATAAAACTTGAGGACACAATTTTATTTGATGTTTTAGGATTAGAACTTGAAGCAAAAGTTGTAAATATTAGGTCTGTAAACTGGATTGAATTTACGCCAAATTTCTTTTTTATCATGCAAGATGGAGCTATAAATGATGCCCCTAAAACAGTTTTAGCAACAATTTCCCAAGGGAATTATGATGCTTCAAAACTTTTATTAAAACTTACAGATACTTTCCCATCTTTAACAATTTTAGATGTAAAAAGTTTGTTTGAAACCTTTGCTAGTTTAGTTAAAAATGTAACTAAGATAACTGATAATATGAGTTTTTATTCAATAGTTATTGGATTACTTATGAGTTTTATTATTATTCAATATCAAATGAATCTGCAAAAAAACAATATCTTAAGACTTAAGATGATTGGAGTTAAAAATAAAGTTATAAGAGATTCCTTTTTGATTGAATATGGACTTATCTCTTTTTCTGCTAGTTCTTTAGGAATCATCTTAGGAAGTATAGCTTCATATTTTATTAGTGATATTTTATTTGAATCTTATTGGGATTTTAGGGCTGATGTTTTAATTTTATATTTTCTTTTAATACCGATTTTAACTATGTTGATAGTTGCTTTATTTACTTCAAGAATAATAGGTCAAAAGGAAAATGTATTATTTGGAGAATAA